The following are encoded together in the Kribbella sp. CA-293567 genome:
- a CDS encoding fascin domain-containing protein — MNTLLRSPLPKNRPKYRSRNLSRALPRLLLVTAVLAGSLATSGPVASAAPATTAWQNGSFVVDRPNLVRRSDIVLARPNSAPAESLPLGNGALGAAVWSADGFTAQLNRTDTFPDRKSLGHVVIPGLSRMAAAADFSGRLDLYDGMLRQSGGGMTLTAFIRADTQQLVVDVTGADPNATQTAQVKLWSGRTPTARASGPVAALAETWVDNSGAGASGRTFGSLAGVTAGGRNVIGSTPNALTAQVAFQPNADGSFRVVVAAPTWTGGDPIATTTAVLNGAATRPASEVRSAHLQWWHNHWSQAGLIKISSADGTGDYVENLRTIFLYASAAQSRGVLPGSQAGVADLFTFSQDRRDWYPSGYWFWNLRMQVAANLSAGLPGLNDPMFRLYKDNLEAIASWTSTQMPGRQGLCVPETMRFNGNGTYAGGTSNASCDSTIAPTYNSLTVTTGAEIGLWVWEHYRMTDDRAFLQAHYPLIKGAAQFLLSHATTKPDGKLHTWSNAHETQWGVDNPTTDIAAMQAFFPIAVKAAQTLGVDTALVSQLNSAIPKIQVLPRTDTATQTQLLTPSSDAGGNTMIGLSAQPTAARHNSENIGLEAVWPFSLIGDAGPLTALGRRTFTHRSYVNGNDWSYDPLHAARLGMASEMKTALLAAIRSYQVYPSGMASFTAQQAFEPYIEQSGVLAATVAEALATDYDGVLRIAPSWPSDWTGEGTVAIGHRSRVHVQIAGGSPATVAISSGADQQLAVRSPWPGQSVTVLDGQTRATVVGPQSNGTFTIPAQSGKTYLVEKTGAAAQPFQALTGTPATAARRWDKATIGLPKQTPGSGTISLRAKANGKYVTAGTGTPLIADSTTNGTAQQYELTELGGGNVSLRAKANNLLVAADNAGDGPLLAKNQVVGSWETFQLIRNGDGSVSFRAQINSKLVCAENAGAAPLIANRDVIGPWEQFDLITN; from the coding sequence ATGAACACCCTCCTGCGATCCCCCCTGCCCAAAAACCGCCCGAAGTACCGGTCCCGAAACCTGTCCAGAGCTCTGCCCAGACTGCTGCTGGTGACAGCGGTGCTGGCCGGATCACTGGCCACCAGTGGGCCCGTCGCTTCAGCGGCACCAGCAACCACGGCCTGGCAGAACGGCTCCTTCGTCGTCGACCGGCCGAACCTCGTCCGCCGCTCCGACATCGTGCTCGCCCGCCCCAACTCGGCACCGGCCGAATCGCTTCCCCTGGGCAACGGCGCCCTCGGTGCGGCGGTGTGGTCGGCCGACGGGTTCACCGCCCAGCTCAACCGCACCGACACGTTCCCCGACCGCAAATCACTCGGGCACGTGGTCATTCCCGGCCTGTCCCGGATGGCCGCTGCCGCCGACTTCAGCGGCCGCCTCGACCTGTACGACGGAATGCTGCGGCAAAGCGGCGGCGGCATGACGCTCACGGCGTTCATCCGCGCCGACACCCAGCAATTGGTGGTCGACGTCACCGGAGCCGATCCCAACGCGACGCAGACCGCTCAGGTGAAGCTCTGGAGCGGCCGTACGCCGACCGCCCGTGCCTCGGGCCCAGTCGCCGCGCTGGCCGAGACCTGGGTGGACAACAGCGGTGCCGGTGCATCCGGCCGGACCTTCGGATCGCTGGCCGGCGTCACGGCCGGCGGACGCAATGTCATCGGGTCCACTCCGAACGCTTTGACCGCGCAGGTCGCCTTCCAGCCCAATGCCGACGGCTCGTTCCGCGTCGTCGTCGCAGCGCCGACCTGGACCGGCGGCGACCCGATCGCCACCACCACGGCGGTACTGAACGGTGCGGCCACGCGGCCGGCGAGCGAAGTACGGAGCGCGCATCTGCAGTGGTGGCACAACCACTGGAGTCAGGCCGGCCTGATCAAGATCAGCTCGGCCGACGGCACCGGTGACTACGTCGAGAACCTGCGAACGATCTTCCTCTACGCGAGTGCTGCCCAGAGCAGGGGAGTGCTGCCCGGATCGCAGGCCGGGGTCGCCGACCTGTTCACGTTCTCGCAGGACCGTCGTGACTGGTATCCGTCCGGCTACTGGTTCTGGAACCTGCGGATGCAGGTCGCGGCCAATCTCTCGGCCGGTCTGCCCGGACTCAACGATCCGATGTTCCGGCTGTACAAGGACAATCTCGAGGCGATCGCGTCCTGGACGAGCACCCAGATGCCCGGCCGGCAAGGGCTCTGCGTGCCGGAGACGATGCGGTTCAACGGCAACGGCACCTATGCCGGCGGGACCAGCAACGCCTCCTGCGACTCGACCATCGCGCCGACGTACAACTCGCTCACGGTCACCACCGGGGCGGAGATCGGGTTGTGGGTCTGGGAGCACTACCGGATGACCGACGACCGGGCCTTCCTGCAGGCGCACTACCCACTGATCAAGGGCGCGGCGCAGTTCCTGCTGTCGCACGCGACCACGAAACCGGACGGCAAGCTGCACACCTGGTCGAACGCGCACGAGACCCAGTGGGGCGTCGACAACCCGACCACCGACATCGCGGCGATGCAGGCCTTCTTCCCGATCGCGGTGAAAGCCGCGCAGACCCTGGGCGTCGATACCGCCTTGGTCAGCCAGCTGAACTCGGCGATCCCGAAGATCCAGGTACTGCCGCGGACCGACACGGCGACGCAGACCCAACTGCTGACTCCGTCGTCCGATGCCGGTGGCAACACCATGATCGGGCTGTCCGCCCAGCCGACGGCGGCCCGGCACAACAGCGAGAACATCGGGCTCGAAGCGGTCTGGCCGTTCAGCCTGATCGGTGACGCCGGCCCGCTGACGGCGCTCGGCCGGCGGACCTTCACGCACCGCAGCTATGTCAACGGCAACGACTGGAGCTACGACCCGTTGCACGCCGCCCGGCTCGGGATGGCGAGCGAGATGAAGACCGCACTGCTGGCGGCGATCAGGTCGTACCAGGTCTATCCGTCCGGAATGGCGAGCTTCACCGCCCAACAGGCCTTCGAGCCCTACATCGAGCAGTCGGGAGTGCTCGCGGCGACGGTTGCCGAGGCGCTGGCGACCGACTACGACGGCGTACTGCGAATCGCTCCATCTTGGCCGTCCGACTGGACCGGCGAGGGAACTGTTGCCATTGGCCACAGATCGAGGGTGCACGTCCAGATCGCCGGCGGCAGCCCGGCCACGGTCGCCATCTCGTCGGGCGCCGACCAGCAACTCGCCGTACGCAGTCCGTGGCCCGGTCAGAGCGTCACGGTGCTGGACGGTCAGACCCGGGCCACCGTGGTCGGTCCGCAGAGCAACGGCACCTTCACCATCCCGGCGCAGTCCGGCAAGACCTACCTGGTGGAGAAGACCGGCGCCGCGGCCCAGCCGTTCCAAGCCCTCACCGGTACGCCGGCGACGGCCGCGCGCCGTTGGGACAAGGCCACGATCGGCCTGCCCAAGCAGACACCAGGCAGCGGCACGATCAGTCTGCGCGCCAAGGCCAACGGCAAGTACGTCACCGCCGGCACCGGCACACCGCTGATCGCGGACAGCACCACGAACGGCACCGCCCAGCAGTACGAGCTCACCGAGCTCGGTGGCGGCAACGTGTCGCTGCGCGCCAAGGCCAACAACCTGCTGGTTGCCGCCGACAACGCGGGCGACGGGCCGCTGCTGGCCAAGAACCAGGTGGTCGGGTCCTGGGAGACCTTCCAGCTGATCCGTAACGGCGACGGCTCGGTCAGCTTCCGGGCCCAGATCAACAGCAAGCTCGTCTGCGCCGAGAACGCCGGGGCCGCGCCACTGATCGCGAACAGAGACGTGATCGGCCCGTGGGAACAATTCGACCTGATCACCAACTGA
- a CDS encoding MFS transporter — MTGQAARRRYALISFLTWLPTGLYIPVMVLLLLEHGIGLPTVAALGVAYSATIMLLELPTGGLADVVGRRPMMIASAAASLAGLLLLGLAESLWLLVLSGVLRGLARALGSGPIEAWYVDQVPAEEAGELTHGLSLGVMAASVAMTVGTVGGALIPFGLGVSLAVPVLIAAGADAVRLVVTLVAMPEAKYEASTLRSIVRGVPAVIAGGVRLAVRNLALTRILLVSAGMGVALAVIELLTPGWMAELAGSADRGVLAYGLVAAVGFAADALGSSVSMPLLRRLGSARAVGRAGYCVSVIALAAMAAASAVSGFAGILAAGIAYLLMFVGFGIAAGPMGQLLHSQIMAAERATVVSVQSLLLQLAGAVGAVALGYLAVVTGPAVAFLVAAALLAVPVARLVVPEPVRS; from the coding sequence ATGACGGGCCAGGCGGCCCGCCGCCGCTATGCGCTGATCAGCTTCCTGACCTGGCTGCCGACCGGGCTCTACATCCCGGTCATGGTTCTGCTCCTGCTGGAGCACGGGATCGGGCTGCCGACGGTGGCCGCTCTGGGCGTGGCGTACTCCGCGACCATCATGCTGCTCGAGTTGCCGACCGGTGGTCTCGCCGACGTCGTCGGTCGCCGGCCGATGATGATCGCGTCGGCCGCAGCCAGCCTGGCCGGCTTGCTGCTGCTCGGCTTGGCCGAGTCGCTGTGGCTGCTGGTCCTCTCCGGCGTACTGCGTGGTCTGGCTCGCGCCCTGGGCAGCGGTCCGATCGAAGCCTGGTACGTCGACCAGGTGCCTGCTGAGGAGGCCGGTGAGCTGACGCACGGGTTGTCCCTGGGCGTCATGGCGGCCTCCGTCGCGATGACCGTCGGGACAGTTGGTGGTGCACTGATCCCGTTCGGCCTGGGGGTGAGTCTCGCGGTGCCGGTGCTGATCGCCGCGGGTGCCGACGCGGTGCGGCTGGTCGTCACGCTGGTGGCGATGCCTGAGGCGAAGTACGAGGCCTCGACCTTGCGCAGCATCGTTCGCGGTGTGCCGGCGGTGATCGCGGGCGGTGTGCGGCTTGCGGTACGGAACCTTGCGCTGACCCGCATCCTGCTCGTGAGTGCGGGCATGGGCGTCGCGTTGGCGGTCATCGAGCTGCTGACGCCGGGGTGGATGGCGGAGCTGGCGGGTTCGGCTGACCGGGGCGTGCTCGCCTACGGACTGGTGGCGGCGGTGGGCTTTGCCGCGGACGCCCTGGGAAGTTCGGTCAGTATGCCGCTGCTGCGCCGGCTAGGTTCGGCGCGCGCGGTGGGTCGTGCCGGGTACTGCGTCAGCGTGATCGCCCTGGCGGCGATGGCGGCCGCGAGTGCGGTCAGTGGATTCGCGGGGATCCTGGCGGCCGGGATCGCGTACTTGCTGATGTTCGTCGGCTTCGGGATCGCGGCCGGCCCGATGGGACAGCTGCTGCACAGTCAGATCATGGCGGCCGAGCGAGCGACGGTCGTGTCGGTCCAGTCGCTTCTGTTGCAGCTGGCGGGTGCGGTGGGCGCTGTCGCCCTCGGCTACCTCGCGGTGGTCACCGGTCCGGCCGTCGCGTTCCTGGTCGCGGCGGCGCTGCTGGCCGTCCCGGTGGCGCGGTTGGTGGTTCCGGAACCAGTGAGGTCTTGA
- a CDS encoding winged helix-turn-helix domain-containing protein, producing MSEREVHHGEELKALTHPLRLRMLAALREDGPATATELARRFATDTGATSYHLRKLAQYGFVEEAAVEGHPRARHWQAVHSTTSWKNTEVGATSEGRTAADWMRRQQAGILQSDVESFEQLQDSLPAEWIDAAGIGDQLVRLTPESVNQLWERFYSHLEELKAADAGDPAARRVSVVVSAFPRPEPS from the coding sequence ATGAGCGAGCGCGAGGTCCACCACGGCGAAGAACTGAAGGCGCTGACCCACCCGCTGCGGCTGCGAATGCTGGCCGCGCTCCGGGAGGACGGTCCCGCGACCGCGACCGAGCTGGCCCGCCGGTTCGCCACCGACACGGGAGCGACCAGCTACCACCTGCGCAAGCTCGCGCAGTACGGGTTCGTCGAGGAGGCTGCCGTCGAGGGGCACCCCCGGGCCCGGCACTGGCAGGCGGTGCACTCGACCACCTCGTGGAAGAACACCGAGGTCGGTGCGACCAGCGAAGGCCGGACAGCCGCGGACTGGATGCGCCGCCAGCAGGCCGGGATCCTGCAGTCCGACGTCGAGTCGTTCGAGCAGCTCCAGGACAGCCTGCCGGCGGAGTGGATCGACGCGGCCGGTATCGGCGACCAGCTGGTCAGGCTCACTCCGGAGTCCGTCAACCAACTCTGGGAGCGGTTCTACTCTCACCTCGAAGAGTTGAAGGCCGCGGATGCCGGCGATCCGGCCGCGCGCCGGGTGTCCGTCGTGGTCAGCGCGTTCCCGCGCCCGGAACCGTCATGA